The genomic interval CTATAATCTCCTAAATGTCTTGAAACAGGCTCCATTTCCATTCTTCTTTGATTATTTTCATCTGCAATAGTTGCTTCAAGCAATAATGAATGTTTAGGATAAGAAGTGCATGCTTCATATTCATATATAATATCTGCATAACCTCCGGCTGCATGTGTCTTAGGCAATAAATTTGCTTCTAATGATAATTTCATGAAATCTAAATATTTCCCTGTCTTTCGCTTACCTTGTACCATATAATTCCCAAAATATATTCAAAAATAGTATGTATTGCAGCCTCATCTGTAACAAGTTCTTCAATCCTTTTATCATCACGTTTCTCAAAACAATTTAGTAACTCTATAAGCACAGAATCATTAAATTTCTTATCAATTAAAGTGTTAAATCTTCTGTATCTTTCATCATTTACATAAGTTGCAGCTTGTTTGGGACTCTTAATTGTAATTCCTAAATCTTTACTTAAAGCTGCATATACTTTGCTAATATCTAACTTGAATGCTTCTGATATAGTTTCAAGTGGGGCATCAGCTCTGAGATTATTATCTCTACTAAAAGTTTCTGTATACAGAATATCAATAATTTTTTTAAAATAATACTTTGGAAGCATATCCAACTTAATCATACGATCTTCAAAAATTAGAGCATCTGTAATATTAAAATATCTTCTATTTAAATCAAAATAATCAGATAAAGTCGCCATTGCTTTAAAAACATGTAAATATTTGAAAAACACTTCTTTTAGTTCTGTTTCATTTTTACAGTTTATAAATGGGCATTGTTTGTGAATTGAAGACTTCCCATTTTTTCTTACAATGCCAATATTGGTTGTTTTAAATAGTAAACTTCTCCACAATGTTCCAGGTTTTTGATTTATATTCTTTGCAGAATTTAATAGTGATTCATAAATGTTTTCACCATCAAGTATAGTACGGCTTGTCATAGCTTCTGCTTTTACGATTCATTCCCACTAAACATATTAGATTTTCATCAACATCAGAGGCTATAAATTCTTCCCTAGCAAGTTTATAGTTTTCCATTTGCATAAGCCTCTTATGAATTATTTCTTCCGGCAAAATTTTACCTTCTCGATATAATTTAATATCAGATATGATTTGTTTTGCACTTTCGTCATCTCTAATTAGCGGAACAAAATAAGTAAACTCGTCATAACTTAAAAACTCAAGTTGCGTCAGGCACTTTACAACCGCAATAAACGGTCTAACGATACTACCACTTACATCTATACTTGTTTTAAGAAGCTGTTTTAGATAGATAAAGCTATCTCTATTAATATTAAACACATTATTGGTTTCAAAATCCCCACTACTTGTTATTTTAAGGAGTTCTCTTCCTGCATCCGTAATCAATCTATCTTCTGTAATTAAACCAATATCAACCAATCCTGATGTTTTTTCTCTGGCATCTTTGCCTTTTCTTTTTGCTTCTCCTGTTAGGAAAGCTCTATCTTTCATAAAATCATAATATTTTTCTTGCAATTCATTGTTCCAATTCCAGTTAGATTTCTTTATGATTTCATTATAAAACTCATATATATTAAAATCTATTGACATCAAACCTCTTAATAAAAAATATATATTTTTTTATTACAAGATTAAATATAATTACAATAAAAGTATATTTTTAATTGTATAATAATTTTATAAATCTTGATCAACTATGATGTCTAATTGATTTTCTATATATTCTGGATTTACACCTTCAATAAACTCACTCAATTCATAAATAATAGAACAGAATTCACAATATACATGATATCCTTTTTTAGTAAATTCACCATTTTGTTTAAAAACTTTGAATTCTTTTCTATAAAATCTTTTCAATAAAGTCTCTAAATCCATAATATAATCTACCTATATAATGATTTTATTTTCCTGTATTTTTGTCATATTTAAATATTGATTTGATATGGAATCATAATCAACAAAGGAAACTATATTTTTTATTTGATCATAGATAGATTGACTAATTTTATCTTCAAATTCTGCTTTTCTTCTACTATCTGCAACAATAAAAAATTTTGAACGAAAATCTTGTAATTCATAAAATTTATTCAAAGAATTGATAATATTTGTTGAATGCTCAACTTCATAAAAACAACTTGGCAAACCTCTTTCATTAAACCATATTATATCAACTGTACTAGCTCTTCTAATTATATTATCATAAGTAAACTTTGGTATATCAGTGATTGATACTATATCTGATAATTTTTTCTCCATGAAAAATTTATTCTTATCTTGTGATGGTATATATGTCTTCAAATTCTTCATATTGCCAATTTCAACAATCAACCCCTGGTAATATGAATGTTCAAAGGCAGCTTTAGTGTTTTTATCATCTTTTTTTATCTTGAATTTTTCAAGAACTTTATCTTTATATTCTGTCAAAGCCCATAATCCTGATTGAATTTTAAAAAATTCTTCTCTTCTTTGAAGATAACATCTTATACTAGCAAATGGTGTTTTTGTCTTCCAGTTAGATGTATCTACATTCTGATTCAAATAAGCTAAAGTGGCATATCCATTATTATTTTTCATGGTTTCTATTATATCATCTACTTGGGTATGTACTTTCTTCATCTATTCTTCTCCTCCAATAATGTCACATAATATTTCTTCATAATAACTAAACACAAAATCAATATATACTGTATATCATCCTTTTCAATAAGTTCCTCAAATGCTTTTGTAGCTGTAATCATGCAGTAATCACTTTTAAGTGAAGTCCTATCCATCTTCATTGCAACCCCATAAACTTCAGGTTTTTCCCATCTTGCCACATTTTCAAGTAAATGATATGCATCACAATACTGCCTTGAATTATATGGAGGATCCAAGTACAACAAATCACCTCTAATACTTTTAATAAGTTTATTTGCATCTAAGTTATAACAAATATTATTAGAATTTACCGTTTCTTCAGGTAATAAAACATTCAATACTAATTTTTTCTCAAAATCAACATTTTTTCTATATGCATCGTAGTGTCCAACTGTGTTTGCAATCTTATCCATTGCATATAGAAGCGATGTAATCAATATTGCATATTCCTTAAAATTTATTTCTTTATTTTTATACTTTGCTTCTATATCTTCTCTTATATATCCTATCTTGCTACAATCATCAGCAGAAAAGAATGTATCTGCAAAATTTTCTCGCATATAATTATTTTCTTTTGTTTTAACTTGATTATAGTCGTATATAAGCTCAATTATCTTTTTGCTTGAATATTTTTCATATCCAAACCAGGCATAATTGGAAATATAATTACTATACAGTAAATCATTTGTGATAAGCATTTTGTCCTTAAAAGTATTTGCAACTGCACCAGTTCCACTGAATATATCAACAACAATATTTACATCTTTACAATTTTCATCAACTGTTTTTCTTATAAAATCAGAAAGAGAATATTTATTTCCTAAATATCGTCTATTGTTTATGAATGACTGCTTTAATCCTAATTTAGATATTAAAAAATCTGTGTCATCATTATCTTGTATACCATCTATATGCAAAAATCTTCTTATAATTTTAACTGTATTTTCATCCCACAAATATTTTCCTGTATCACTTCTAGGAATAAAAATATTTTCTTTGGCTATTAATTTATACAAATATGACTCAGAAATATCTAATTCCCTTATTATATCAGCAACATTGAGATTCTCCATCTTTATTTCTCCTTGCCATATTTCAATCTATTTAGTAGACAATATAACATATTTTATCATTTCAGTTTTTCAGCAAAAAATCAGAAGCTAAATGCATCAAAAATATTGTGCATAACACTCTTCGCATATCACCATGACTCCTTATCGCTATTCTACATATAACTACAAATTATTTTTCCCAACATTTTTAAGTGCTTGAACATAACTAAATTCTCCTAATTCAGTATTGCCAATTTGATATTTATCGCCTATTTTTCGAATGATTTCATATCTATTCATTTCATTGCCTCTCATACTCTATGATATTTTAACTCTATACTTAAAATTTAAGAGCCTTAAAATTATAGTTTTGTGTATTTTTATAATTTTAAAATTTATTACGATATTTTAACATATCTTTAAAATAGATTGATCAAATTTAGATTTTATTAAAGAAAAAAGACCGCCGATGAAATTTAGCGGTCTAAATTTGACTAATAAGCTTTAACTACTCCCACTCGATCGTTGCAGGTGGCTTGCTTGAGATATCATAAACTACGCGGTTGATTCCATCGACTTCATTTATGATACGACGGCTTATATTTTCAAGCAGATCATATGGCAGTCTTGAAAAACTTGCCGTCATTCCATCGCTTGCATCGACTACGCGAATGCAAACCGCATTTTCATAAGTTCTATTATCGCCCATAACTCCAACTGAGTTTACATTTAAAAGCACACAAAATGCCTGCCATGTTTTGTTATACCAACCGCTTGATTTCAGTTCATCGCGCAAAATCACATCCGCTTTTCGTAAAACGCAAAGTTTTTCAGGTGTGATTTCACCTAAAATTCTAATTGCAAGACCTGGGCCTGGAAACGGATGACGATAGACCAAATCAGGACTAAGTCCAAGCTCTGTTCCAAGTTTTCTGACTTCATCTTTAAAAATTTCTTTTAGCGGTTCGATTAGTTTAAATTTCATATCTTTTGGAAGTCCGCCGACATTGTGATGAGATTTTATCGTTTTTGAGCTGCCTACAACGCTGCTTTCTATGATATCCGTATAAAGTGTGCCTTGTGCCAGATATTTTACATTTTGATGTTTTTTTGCTTCGCGCTCGAAAACTTCAATAAAAGTTTTTCCTATGATTTTGCGCTTTTCTTCAGGGTCTGTTATGCCTTTTAAACGTCCTAAAAACAGCTCGCTTGCGTCTATGCTGATAAGTTCAACGCCAAGTTTAAGTTTAAAAGTCTGCTCGACCTGTTTTGCTTCGTCAGTTCTTAAAAGTCCGTTATCAACAAAAACCACGATTAAATTTTCTTTTATGCAATGCGCCAAAAGTGCTGCAACGACAGAACTGTCCACGCCACCGCTTACAGCGCAAAGCACTCTATCTTTTCCGACTTGTTTTTTTATCTCTTCGCATTTGATTTTGGCAAAATTGCCCATATTCCAAGTGCTTTCGCAGTCGCAAATATATTTGGCGAAATTTTTTAGAATTTTATCGCCACATTCGCTGTGAGCGACTTCAGGATGAAACTGTAAAGCGTAAATTTTTCTTTTTTCATCGCAAAATGCGCAAAACGGCGAATTTTCACTAACCGCTATCGTTTTAAAA from Campylobacter hominis ATCC BAA-381 carries:
- a CDS encoding AlwI family type II restriction endonuclease produces the protein MSIDFNIYEFYNEIIKKSNWNWNNELQEKYYDFMKDRAFLTGEAKRKGKDAREKTSGLVDIGLITEDRLITDAGRELLKITSSGDFETNNVFNINRDSFIYLKQLLKTSIDVSGSIVRPFIAVVKCLTQLEFLSYDEFTYFVPLIRDDESAKQIISDIKLYREGKILPEEIIHKRLMQMENYKLAREEFIASDVDENLICLVGMNRKSRSYDKPYYT
- a CDS encoding DNA adenine methylase, whose protein sequence is MENLNVADIIRELDISESYLYKLIAKENIFIPRSDTGKYLWDENTVKIIRRFLHIDGIQDNDDTDFLISKLGLKQSFINNRRYLGNKYSLSDFIRKTVDENCKDVNIVVDIFSGTGAVANTFKDKMLITNDLLYSNYISNYAWFGYEKYSSKKIIELIYDYNQVKTKENNYMRENFADTFFSADDCSKIGYIREDIEAKYKNKEINFKEYAILITSLLYAMDKIANTVGHYDAYRKNVDFEKKLVLNVLLPEETVNSNNICYNLDANKLIKSIRGDLLYLDPPYNSRQYCDAYHLLENVARWEKPEVYGVAMKMDRTSLKSDYCMITATKAFEELIEKDDIQYILILCLVIMKKYYVTLLEEKNR
- the guaA gene encoding glutamine-hydrolyzing GMP synthase, with protein sequence MKNSDIIVLDFGSQYTQLIARRLREQGVYTEILPFNAKISQIKEKNPKGLILSGGPASVYAKDAYFPNDEIFNLNLPILGICYGMQLIAYHFGASVTPTNKKEYGKSNLKFVSENALLKDTKDGQIVWMSHSDKVENLPDGFKTIAVSENSPFCAFCDEKRKIYALQFHPEVAHSECGDKILKNFAKYICDCESTWNMGNFAKIKCEEIKKQVGKDRVLCAVSGGVDSSVVAALLAHCIKENLIVVFVDNGLLRTDEAKQVEQTFKLKLGVELISIDASELFLGRLKGITDPEEKRKIIGKTFIEVFEREAKKHQNVKYLAQGTLYTDIIESSVVGSSKTIKSHHNVGGLPKDMKFKLIEPLKEIFKDEVRKLGTELGLSPDLVYRHPFPGPGLAIRILGEITPEKLCVLRKADVILRDELKSSGWYNKTWQAFCVLLNVNSVGVMGDNRTYENAVCIRVVDASDGMTASFSRLPYDLLENISRRIINEVDGINRVVYDISSKPPATIEWE